CGGTCGCATTCCCATACCAATTTTCAAGGGTTGGCCTATGGATAATCATGGTAATTATGTTGTACGTTTGGGCCATTTAGTCAAGTGGTTGGGTGAACAGGCTGAGGCTTTGGGTGTGGAAATCTATCCTGGATGTGCTGCCTCTGAGGTACTCTTCCATGAAGATGGCAGTGTTAAGGGTATTGCCACCAATGATGTGGGTATTGCCAAGGATGGTTCACCTAAGGATACCTTTGCTCGTGGCATGGAATTGCATGCTAAGACCACAATTTTCGCTGAAGGTTGCCGTGGTCATTTGAGCAAACAAATTATGCGTCAATTCAATATGAATGAGGGTAGTTCGCCCCAAACCTATGGCATTGGTTTAAAGGAAATTTGGGAAATTCAACCAGAAAAACATCAGTAAGTGTTTGCTTAgagaaattgaaatattttctttataataacgTGCAATTTTTAGACCTGGTTTGGTTGAGCACACAATTGGTTGGCCCTTAGATAAGTTCACCTATGGTGGTTCctttttatatcatttaaatGAACCTACACCTACAATAGCTGTAGGTTTTGTAGTAGGTTTAGATTATCAAAATCCTTGGATTAGTCCCTTCCAAGAATTCCAACGTTTTAAAACTCATCCTAAAGTAAGAGACACCTTTGAAGGTGCTACACGTATCGCCTACGGTGCTCGTGCCATTAACGAGGGTGGCATACAGAGTTTGCCCAGTAAGTTAACATTCGCTGGTGGTTGTTTGATTGGCTGCAGTGCTGGTTTCCTTAATGTGCCTAGGATTAAGGGTTCTCATTATGCCATGAAGAGTGGTAAGTAGGAAAATGCTTGGTAAATTATCAgacatggaaaatttttatgatttttaaagttCTTTGACATCTTTACTAACTGGTGAACATGGAATGGTTTGTTGATTAGCCTATGGAATAGTAACTATTCTAAGGACTAAACTATGATGTAGTCTGTTGATTacttcatagtctagtctattgacgagtttatggactagtctatttgACTACCTAtttaactagtctataaactagtatgTTGACGTATCCATGGTCTAGTATATTGTTTAGTTTGTTGTCTAGTCTGTGAACTAATCTTTtgagtagtctatggactattgtatgatctagtctgttgactaggcTATGAAGTACTCTGTTGATTAattcatattctagtctatcgaCCAGTCTGTTGACCATTTTATGAACTAGTTTGTTGACTATTCTGGACTATTCTGTGTATGGATTAGTTTGTTGACTActttatggactaatctattgactagaatatggTTAGTCTGTTAACTaatctattttctatagaaaaagttgatctgttacagacaacttttctatagaaaaagttgatctgttacagacaacttttctatagaaaaagttgatctgttacagacaacttttctatagaaaaagttgatctgttacagacaacttttctatagaaaaagttgatctgttacagacaacttttctatagaaaaagttgatctgttacagacaacttttctatagaaaaagttgatctgttacagacaacttttctatagaaaaagttgatctgttacagacaacttttctatagaaaaagttaatctgttacagacaacttttctatagaaaaagttaatctgttacagacaacttttctatagaaaaagttaatctgttacagacaacttttctatagaaaaagttaatctgttacagacaacttttctatagaaaaagttaatctgttacagacaacttttctatagaaaaagttaatctgttacagacaacttttctatagaaaaagttaatctgttacagacaacttttctatagaaaaagttaatctgttacagacaacttttctatagaaaaagttaatctgttacagacaacttttctatagaaaaagttaatctgttacagacaactttttctatagaaaagctgtctgtaacagatcaacttttctatggaaaagttgatctgttacaggcaacttttctatagaaaaagttgatctgttacagacaacttttctatagaaaaagttgatctgttacaggcaacttttctatagaaaaagttgatctgttacaggcaacttttctatagaaaaagttgatctgttacaggcaacttttctatagaaaaagttgatctgttacaggcaacttttctatagaaaaagttgatctgttacaggcaacttttctatagaaaaagttgatctgttacagacagcttttctatagaaaaagttgatctgttacagacagcttttctatagaaaaagttgatctgttacagacagcttttctatagaaaaagttgatcagttacagacagcttttctatagaaaaagttgatctgttacagacagcttttctatagaaaaagttgatctgttacagacagcttttctatataaaaagttgatctgttacagacagcttttctatagaaaaagttgatctgttacagacagcttttctatagaaaaagttgatctgttacagacagcttttctatataaaaagttgatctgttacagacagcttttctatagaaaaagttgatctgttacagacagcttttctatagaaaaagttgatctgttacagacagcttttctatagaaaaagttgatctgttacagacagcttttctatagaaaaagttgatctgttacagacagcttttctatagaaaaagttgatctgttacAGACAGCTTTTATAACCAGTCTGTTGTctaatctattaactagtttGTTGATTAGTCTATGAAATAGTCTTTGTTCTACATTGTATTGTCTGTTGACTATTCAATGGACTATATTTTCCATGTCTGCTGTAAATTCTTGTtatttatactaataatgaaaaTCTCTTAAGGTATGTTGGCTGCTGAAAGTGCCTACGAAGCTATTATGGGAGAAGCTCAAGAAACTGCCGCTTTTACTCCCAAATCTTATCCAGACAAGTAAGAtcttaaagcaaaatttttcagaacaaaataaaattttaaatttttattcttatttctcAGAATCAAAGACTCCTTTATCTGGAAGGATTTGCATAGTGTACGTAATGTTCGTCCTAGTTTCCACAATCCTTTGGGCATGTATGGTGGTCTACTACTAAGTGGTTTCTCTATTTTCATGGGTGGTCGTGAACCTTGGACTCTTAAACATGGTCCTCCTGATAATAAAACCCTCAAACCTGCCAGCCAATGTCAACAAATTGTTTATCCCAAACCCGATAATAAAATCTCTTTTGATTTATTGTCCTCTGTTGCTTTGACCGGTACAAATCATGAAGGTGATCAACCTGCTCATTTAACCTTGAAAGATGATCGTATACCAGTCGATCATAATTTGGCTTTATACGAGGGTCCTGAACAACGTTTCTGTCCAGCCGGTGTTTATGAATATGTACCCAATGAAGAGGGTGGCAATATGAAATTGCAAATTAATGCCCAAAATTGTATTCATTGCAAGACCTGTGATATTAAAGAtccacaacaaaatattaactgGGTTGTACCCGAGGGTGGCGGCGGCCCTGCTTACAATGGCATGTAAATTTATGGAAtccataattaatattaaacataaaaatagctTTATAAAagcttgaaaatttttatatgtatcaAAAAATCTAGAACCCTGTTGCATTTCGATAgtttaactataaaatttctcctgagattttctttttttttaatattattattgtaaatttgttatacattttgatttcgaaaaaaatttttgtatacaaagtaGATTTTTGTAAGTcataatgtttatgtttaaataaagattGAATTATTAAGTATAAAAAGATAAACTGTTCTAATTAAAGGAACTACTGGGGTCAGCGCAAGTTTTAGTCCTACAAActtccaatttttaaataaaaaacttttgagtttttttttattctcatttttttgtttcttcatttaatacaattattttttttatttttaaaatttattcattttttattttttttatctctgaaaacataaaacttacaattaaaattgaatatctttttcatttttatttaaaattcagtgCTGTcaacaattaaaatgttttctttttttatttttcttacataaaatcttaatttgttttattttattatcaatattaattaatttactgTTTCTGTTTAAAACAACTATTAATTGTGCATATTattcatattgttttttcttttattatttaggttttttaatagattttttttttataaatttttccaacAAACATTTAATCATACTTTCTTCGTATGTATTTAACACATTAAAACAATGattgaaaatttacaataattatcttagttaatacaaatatttaatggaaaatgatttttttaatgttttagtttagtttttttttcttttattaattttaaataattacaacattttatagTGATAgacaatataaaattgtatatatttcctatagaaatgttgtttcaatcagaacaacttttttaataaaaatgtggtTTGAAACGGAGCTGTCTAAAAcacagcaactttttctatggcAAATTTGTCtgaaacagagcaactttttctatcgATAAATGGTTTAAAACAGAGctactttttctattgaaaagttgtttgaaacagagcaaccttttctatggaaaatttgtcTAAAACAGAGCAACAATTTCTATGTAAAAGTTCTTtgaaacagagcaactttttctatggaaaagttgtcaaaacaaaacaactttttctatggaaaagttgtctaaactaagcaactttttctataaaaaagttgtctaaaACAGAGcactttttctatggaaatgttgtctgtaacagatcaactttttctatagataagttgTCTGTAATATATCaactttctctatagaaaagttgtctgtaacagatcaactttttctataaaaaagttgactGTAACAGatctacattttctatagaaatcttgtCTGTAACAGAACTACAgttcaactttttctatagaaaagttgtccgtaacagatcaactttttctaaagaaaagttgcctCTAACAGatcaaatatttctatagaaaagttgcctcTAACAAAtcaactttttccatagaaaagttgtctataaAACATCgggtttttatattgaaaagctTGTCTGAAACAGAtcaactttttatatagaacagTTTGTCTGAAACAGATCAAATTGATCTGTTACAAACAGTTGTCTGTAATAGATcaactttttcaatagaaaagttttctgtaacagatcaactttttttatagaaaagttgtatgcaacagatcaactttttctatagaaaagttgtatgcaacagatcaactttttctatagaaaagttgtctgtaacagatcaactttttctatagaaaagtggttTGAAACAGATcatctttttcaataaaaaattgtctgTAACAGAATaactgtttctatagaaaagttgtctatagcagagcaagtttttctatatagaagttgtctgtaacagatcaagtttttctatagaaaagttgtctgtaacagatcaagtttttccataaaaaaagttgtctgtaacagatcaactttatctatagaaaagatgtctgtaacagatcaactttttctatagaaaagatgtctgtaacagatcaactttttctatagaaaagatgtctgtaacagatcaactttttctatagaaaagatgtctgtaacagatcaactttttctatagaaaagatgtctgtaacagatcaactttttctatagaaaagatgtctgtaacagatcaactttttctatagaaaagatgtctgtaacagatcaactttttctatagaaaagatgtctgtaacagatcaactttttctatagaaaagatgtctgtaacagatcaactttttctatagaaaagttgtctgtaacagatcaaaattttctatagaaaagttgtctgtaacagatctacacgtttctttagaaatttttatatattttaaaatttgatttcatattttatattgaagatcaccaaattattatttattatagttttaaagcataaaattattatttaagagaattattttatttaaattataattaaataatactttttaaaagttacttttaaaataacaattaaatataaatttatattttactattacaaattaaataacatGAATATCCAATTGGTAATTAAATTCTCTGTAATGATTTTgtgcaaaatattgaaaagtttattttcgcttaggttttatttttataaatatatttatgtaaatatttgtttgtttgttttaaaaatgtcttaataaatattttgtttattttgtatacatagaataatatatataatttaattatttatttatttttatatctcttatacattttaaataatttttatttgttgtatattttaaaactatctaTGCATGTAGATTAGCTactaaatattctaaaattttttagatttagttacatataattaataattaatttatttattttcagttaAAACACAGTTATTtcacttgaattttttttatcaatattcaTGGTGGTCCCCGTGACCGATTTACGGcaaatcttttctttttaagaTTAGACTTACTTTTTGGTATTAAAGGAAAtcataagttatttttttttttattttgtttacattatttttttctttaattattaaaacttaaacacatttaaatatattgaatattttattttaatatgaatatttgtaacaaacatttaacatttatttattatattgtattttctttaacagttttttatatatgtttttagtttttaacaatttttatatattttggagGAGGTGTGGATTAATtggcaacatttttattttaaagtgtttgGGACAATGACTTCTttgtaacatttatttttatttattttgttctgtTCCAAGGCTGCAAacatgctttttttattttaaaatattttttttatattattgttgttgtgagCCGAAATTTATTGAATAGTTTTCGTTTTAAGgtcaattaaaagttttaattgtattaaacaaaacattgtCCTTTAAGAATTAACTAACAAAACCACATTGTACTAAATCAATTCTTCTTGAACGATTGATATAGAATAgtctgaaataaaacaaattgttctatagaaaagttgaacaGATGTCagaaacagagcaactttttccatagaataGTTGTTTGAAACAGACTAAAGCTACTTTACAAAAGCTGTATGAaacagagcaacattttctacagaaaaaatgtctgtaacagatcaactttttctatagaaaagatgtctgTAAAAGAttaactttttctattgaaGAGTTGCCTAcaacagatcaactttttctatattaaaaagttgtctgtaaGAGATCTACacgtttctttagaaatttttatatattttaaaatttgattacatattttatattgaagaTCACCTAATTAATAttcattatagtttttaaagcataaaattattatttaagagaaatattttattcaaattataattaaataatacttttttaaaagttacttttaaaataacaattaaactttttctatagaaaatttgtctgaaacagatcaactttttctatggaaaagttgtctgaaacaggtcaatttttttataggaaagttttttgaaacagatgaatattttctatataaaagttatctGAAACAGATCTGATCAGatcaagttttttatagaaaagtagtttaaaacagatcaactttttctatagaaaagttgtctgtaacagatcaactttttctatagaaaagttgtctgtaacagatcaactttttctatagaaaagttgtctgtaacagatcaactttttctatagaaaagttgtctgtaacagatcaactttttctatagaaaagttgtctgggACAgagaatttctatagaaaagttacatTGTCTTATTTCGTTTTGAAAGCAATTCAGACCTTTATATTTCGGACGGTATGTTGTGTAAcacaaatttaattgattttttaacaagttttctttaattcaattataatctttaaataacccaaatttattgtaaatattatccatttttgtattttattttttttttcaaaatctttctattttttaataaattctcaaACTTATAATATGTTTCCttcaaatttcatatatatatttattatttcttatataatttatttcatacttgtctattttcttaaaagttccATTTAGTTTAAGTATAACAGcctatttggttttttttcttttaaactttatttaaatttttcttcaaaaaattatattaaatatttttttgttactttcaaaaatttatttctattttccacagcatttaatttaatttataatttgtacattccaattattttctgtttttttttttgggttattAAAGCCAAGTTATGTTTCCTGCTTATTGATTTTGtgtctttatttttataaatatttagactTAAAACTTAAACCACCTGCtttgaaatttcataaaattattatttttttcatatatttttaggaatttctttgtttacatttattataatttttttttgtaattttattttgtttatataaaaagaggCACTGTTTGTAAGGCATCTACAAAGtggagtttattttttataaaaaaaaccataatttagagtaaaaatttatatacaaaacataataaaatttatgacgTCACTAAATCGTAAAGAAACTCATTTAAATGTTTCGTATACTTGGCgtctttttaattaagtttcgAGTTTCTATTATGTTTTAGTAATCGCCGTgttttttcaacttaaaatgAAATTGATTGTATGGGAAAAATtggaaatgtttttgttttaagcaaatcatattaaaacttaaagggttaacttaaaacaagttttttatattttttttgtaattattttaaggTGGAAGGaacatttataacatttaattcaATGAATTCCTTAATATGTATGTGCAGTCATTTACAAGAAAccatgtgtgtatatgtattttcattCGATGATTAATGAATAtgaatttacaatattataatcGACTTGAATATTATTAATCAAAATGTATGTAATGttttactatagtctagacaagactttagtgtagtctttagactattatatagtaagtctatagtctagtctatagatatgtctatagtatagtatatagtctagtcaacagtgtAGTacatactctagtctagtctaaagtatagtatgCAGTCTacttctgtctatagtctagtctatagtctggcatatagtctagtttatagtctggtctatagtatataatctagtctatagtctagtctatagtcaagtgtaaagtctagtctatagtcaagtctatagtctagtctatagactagcctataatctagtctatagtctgacctatagtctatagtctggtctatagtatagtaaatagtctagtctatagtatagtatatagtctagtctatagtctagtctatagtctagtct
The window above is part of the Lucilia cuprina isolate Lc7/37 chromosome 6, ASM2204524v1, whole genome shotgun sequence genome. Proteins encoded here:
- the LOC111682143 gene encoding electron transfer flavoprotein-ubiquinone oxidoreductase, mitochondrial, with the translated sequence MSALLKLARVNKLIRPLASRCVSDAAKYPKITTHYTVCPRDKDERWKEVDMERFVDEVDIVIVGGGPAGMSAAIRAKQLAAEQEKEIRVCVVEKSAEVGGHILSGAVIDPISLDQLIPDWKELGAPLNTPVVKDTFSLLTQTGRIPIPIFKGWPMDNHGNYVVRLGHLVKWLGEQAEALGVEIYPGCAASEVLFHEDGSVKGIATNDVGIAKDGSPKDTFARGMELHAKTTIFAEGCRGHLSKQIMRQFNMNEGSSPQTYGIGLKEIWEIQPEKHQPGLVEHTIGWPLDKFTYGGSFLYHLNEPTPTIAVGFVVGLDYQNPWISPFQEFQRFKTHPKVRDTFEGATRIAYGARAINEGGIQSLPSKLTFAGGCLIGCSAGFLNVPRIKGSHYAMKSGMLAAESAYEAIMGEAQETAAFTPKSYPDKIKDSFIWKDLHSVRNVRPSFHNPLGMYGGLLLSGFSIFMGGREPWTLKHGPPDNKTLKPASQCQQIVYPKPDNKISFDLLSSVALTGTNHEGDQPAHLTLKDDRIPVDHNLALYEGPEQRFCPAGVYEYVPNEEGGNMKLQINAQNCIHCKTCDIKDPQQNINWVVPEGGGGPAYNGM